A portion of the Mustela erminea isolate mMusErm1 chromosome 19, mMusErm1.Pri, whole genome shotgun sequence genome contains these proteins:
- the LOC116580014 gene encoding zinc finger protein 30-like: MILRQFERKGHRVARDVCIFGATVCILGTFQTFAVGPMADGWKILKSNLPAVSSHETQSYLLECSKEGSFQNWSTHRYKDSAVEILYLCTDWDNDGEKEVPQRNPGRYSQTKEMALNENLTALNGEEYKPLQKTSLSKSTVSAEQCASVSTSSNEIGNHSDSWKDHLEHLESNLVHAESHDLSHLENRTGLTLNQRFGNEQSPQWDSYERDFTEESTLQYDQRLFTGDRITQCTESEKILKQGSCVHRCVIARFAENHYECDKCGKGFHPSSNFSIHNGHRLGDSLHKDNECGKAHNQSSSVGDHQRIHEGKSPFTSNKPGTMFSQSSSLNINEIIPQGEKTYIFKECGKSFDCHSTLSQHQQMHTGEKVYKCEEAGQSFKDCLSTHGYSQIYSGEKPCKCQECGKAFNNHSSLNRPHQIHIAGKNYNCNECAKAFTSLPKLTQHQRIHSGDKPYQCQQCGKRFNHSSSLTRHHRIHTGAKPYKRQDCGKTFKWRSHLCQHHNLHNAEKPYQCQECGKSYNWRSSLFQHHRIHTGEKPYQCKKCGKSFNRRSSLIQHHKTHTGEKSYKCHECGKAYAVHSQLTRHHKIHTGEKPYQCQECGKAFIHNSKLIQHHRTHTGEKPYQCQKCGKSFNWRSSLFQHQRTHTGEKPYQCQECGKAFCDRSSLTQHHRFHTGEKPYQCQKCGKSFNRNSYLIQHHRIHTGEKPYQCQKCGKSFNRNSYLIQHQRIHTGEKPYQCQKCGKSFNRRSSLIQHHRIHTGEKPYQCQKCGKSFNQNSYLIQHHRIHTGEKPYQCQECGKAFIQNSKLLQHHRIHIGQKPYQCQECGKAFTRRSDLSQHQKIHTGQKPYQCQECGKAFTRRANLSQHQKTHSAEKPYQCQKCGKSFNWRSSLIQHHRIHTGEKPYQCQKCGKSFNRRSSLIQHHRIHTGEKPYQCQKCGKSFNQRSSLIQHHKIHTGEKPYQCQKCGKSFNWRSSLILHHRAHTGEEPYECQKGGKSFNQNSDLFSVESFYFIESVPLTVLLGQIYW, translated from the exons ATGATTTTGCGACAGTTTGAGAGGAAG GGTCACAGAGTTGCCAGGGATGTGTGCATCTTTGGTGCTACAGTGTGCATCTTGGGTACCTTCCAGACCTTTGCAGTTGGCCCTATGGCCGATGGTTGGAAGATCTTAAAGTCAAACCTTCCAG CTGTATCTTCACATGAGACCCAGAGTTACCTGCTAGAGTGTAGCAAAGAAGGTTCTTTCCAGAACTGGTCAACGCACAGATACAAAGATAGTGCTGTTGAGATTTTATACTTATGCACAGACTGGGACAATGATGGGGAGAAGGAAGTGCCTCAAAGAAATCCTGGACGATACAGCCAAACCAAGGAAATGGCTCTTAATGAGAATCTCACTGCCCTAAATGGTGAAGAATATAAACCGCTGCAGAAAACCTCCCTTTCTAAGTCAACTGTTTCTGCAGAGCAGTGTGCTTCTGTCAGCACAAGCTCCAATGAGATAGGCAATCATAGCGATTCGTGGAAAGACCACTTGGAACATCTGGAAAGTAACCTAGTCCATGCTGAGAGTCATGATTTGAGCCATTTGGAAAATAGGACTGGTCTGACTTTAAATCAGAGATTTGGAAATGAACAAAGTCCTCAGTGGGATTCATATGAGAGGGACTTCACTGAGGAGTCGACCCTACAGTATGACCAAAGGCTTTTCACTGGAGACAGAATTACTCAATGCACTGAATctgagaaaatactgaaacagGGCTCCTGTGTTCACAGATGTGTAATTGCTAGATTTGCAGAGAACCATTATGAATGTGATAAATGTGGGAAAGGCTTTCATCCAAGCTCTAACTTCAGTATACATAATGGTCACCGTTTGGGAGACAGTCTTCATAAAgataatgaatgtgggaaagctcATAACCAGTCCTCCAGTGTTGGtgatcatcagagaattcatGAGGGAAAAAGCCCATTCACATCTAATAAACCAGGGACCATGTTTAGTCAGTCCTCAAGCCTAAACATCAATGAGATAATTCCTCAGGGAGAGAAAACTTACATCTTTAAGGAATGTGGTAAATCCTTTGACTGCCACTCAACACTATCTCAACATCAACAAATGCACACTGGAGAAAAAGTATACAAATGTGAAGAAGCTGGTCAAAGTTTTAAGGACTGTTTATCAACACATGGATATTCGCagatctattctggagagaaaccctgcaaatgtcaagaatgtggcaaggcgtTTAATAATCACTCAAGTCTTAATAGACCACACCAAATTCATATTGCAGGGAAAAATTACAACTGTAATGAATGTGCCAAAGCCTTTACATCATTACCAAAACTTActcaacatcagagaattcatagtGGAGATAAACCTTACCAGTGTCAACAATGTGGCAAAAGGTTTAACCACAGCTCAAGCCTTACtcgacatcacagaattcatactggagcaAAACCTTACAAACGTCAAGACTGTGGCAAGACCTTCAAGTGGAGGTCACATCTTTGTCAACATCACAACCTTCATAACgcagagaaaccttaccaatgtcaagaatgtggcaagagCTATAACTGGAGGTCATCCCTTtttcaacatcacagaattcatactggagagaaaccatacCAATGTAAAAAATGTGGCAAGAGCTTTAACCGGAGGTCATCCCTTATTCAACATCACAaaactcatactggagagaaatcTTATAAATGTCATGAATGTGGTAAGGCCTATGCCGTCCACTCACAACTTACTCGACATCAcaaaattcatactggagagaaaccttaccaatgtcaagaatgtggcaaggcctttatcCACAACTCAAAACTTAtacaac ATCACagaactcatactggagagaaaccttaccaatgtcaaaaATGTGGCAAAAGCTTTAATTGGAGGTCATCCCTTTTTCAACATCAGagaactcatactggagagaaaccttaccaatgtcaagaatgtggcaaggccttttgTGACAGGTCATCCCTTACTCAACATCACAGatttcatactggagagaaaccttaccaatgtcaaaaATGTGGGAAGAGCTTTAACCGGAACTCATACCTTattcaacatcacagaattcatactggagagaaaccttaccaatgtcaaaaATGTGGGAAGAGCTTTAACCGGAACTCATACCTTATTCAACATcaaagaattcatactggagagaaaccatacCAATGCCAAAAATGTGGCAAGAGCTTTAACCGGAGGTCATCCCTTattcaacatcacagaattcatactggagagaaaccttaccaatgtcaaaaATGTGGGAAGAGCTTTAACCAGAACTCATACCTTattcaacatcacagaattcatactggagagaaaccttaccaatgtcaagaatgtggcaaggcctttatcCAAAACTCAAAACTTCtacaacatcacagaattcatattggacagaaaccttaccaatgtcaggaatgtggcaaggcctttaccAGGAGGTCAGACCTTTCTCAGCATCAGAAAATTCATACTGgacagaaaccttaccaatgtcaggAATGTGGCAAAGCCTTTACCAGGAGGGCAAATCTTTCTCAGCATCAGAAAACTCATAGTgcagagaaaccttaccaatgtcaaaaATGTGGCAAGAGCTTTAACTGGAGGTCATCCCTTattcaacatcacagaattcatactggagagaaaccttaccaatgtcaaaaATGTGGGAAGAGCTTTAACCGGAGGTCATCCCTTattcaacatcacagaattcatactggagagaaaccatacCAATGTCAAAAATGTGGCAAGAGCTTTAACCAGAGGTCATCCCTTATTCAAC ATCAcaaaattcatactggagagaaaccttaccaatgtcaaaaATGTGGCAAGAGCTTTAACTGGAGGTCATCCCTTATTCTACATCACAGAGCTCATACTGGAGAGGAACCTTACGAATGTCAAAAAGGAGGGAAGAGCTTTAACCAAAACTCAgacct TTTCTCGGTAGAATCCTTTTATTTCATTGAGAGCGTTCCTTTAACGGTTCTTCTAGGACAGATCTACTGGTAA